The proteins below come from a single Drosophila kikkawai strain 14028-0561.14 chromosome 3R, DkikHiC1v2, whole genome shotgun sequence genomic window:
- the LOC108080983 gene encoding odorant receptor 85b-like: MEKFLKFANFFYLLVGIESYTKNLSDDRVNLRPSILFLANVINLILVGTCESIYVRSAFKDGKLLEAVTVMSYVGFIIVGMSKMLFIRWKRAAMDEMMRDLEKLYPRGKVQEERYDLPRYLRTCSRISLIYSTLYSVLIWTFNLFSIMQFLVYEKWLKVRVVGKTLPYLMYIPWKWEDSWSYYPLLLSQNFGGYTAAAGQISTDLLLVAVVTQLVMHFDCLSSTMENHQLTGKWQEDSRFLRDIVRYHEGILRLADVVNDIFGVPLLLNFMVSSFVICFVGFQMTVGVAPDMIIKLMLFLFSSMSQVYLICHYGQMVADASSGMSLATYNQNWTHADVRYKRALVIIMVRAQKTTYLKATIFLDITRASMTDLLQLSYKFFALLRTMYVQ; this comes from the exons ATGGAAAAGTTCCTGAAGTTCGCTAACTTCTTCTACCTACTCGTTGGCATAGAGTCCTACACAAAGAACTTATCCGATGATAGAGTCAACTTGAGACCCAGCATCCTTTTTTTGGCAAATGTGATCAACTTGATCCTTGTCGGAACCTGTGAAAGCATTTACGTCCGCAGTGCCTTCAAGGATGGAAAGCTCCTGGAGGCCGTCACTGTGATGTCTTACGTTGGCTTCATAATTGTGGGCATGAGTAAGATGCTCTTCATTCGGTGGAAGAGGGCTGCCATGGATGAGATGATGAGGGACTTGGAAAAGCTCTATCCACGTGGCAAGGTTCAAGAGGAGAGGTACGACCTACCGAGATACTTGCGAACGTGTTCAAGGATAAGCCTCATCTACTCGACGCTCTACTCCGTTCTCATCTGGACCTTTAACCTGTTCAGCATTATGCAGTTTTTGGTTTACGAGAAGTGGCTGAAAGTCCGCGTGGTGGGCAAGACCTTGCCCTACCTCATGTACATTCCCTGGAAATGGGAAGACAGCTGGTCTTATTACCCATTGCTTCTCTCCCAGAACTTTGGAGGGTACACCGCGGCTGCAGGACAGATATCCACGGATCTCCTTCTTGTCGCTGTGGTCACTCAGTTGGTAATGCACTTTGACTGTCTTTCAAGTACGATGGAGAACCACCAGCTTACTGGAAAGTGGCAGGAGGATTCCCGATTTCTGCGGGATATAGTTCGCTACCACGAGGGGATCCTTCGCCTGGCCGACGTGGTCAACGATATATTCGGAGTTCCGCTGCTGCTAAACTTTATGGTTTCCTCGTTCGTAATTTGCTTTGTGGGATTCCAGATGACAGTTGGTGTTGCGCCGGACATGATCATAAAGCTGATGCTGTTCCTCTTTAGCTCGATGAGCCAGGTTTACTTGATTTGTCACTACGGACAAATGGTGGCTGATGCG AGTTCTGGTATGTCGCTGGCCACTTACAATCAGAACTGGACTCATGCGGATGTCCGTTACAAGCGAGCCTTGGTCATTATTATGGTGAGGGCCCAGAAGACAACTTATCTGAAGGCCACTATCTTTTTGGACATTACCAGGGCCAGCATGACAGAC ctTCTTCAGCTATCGTACAAGTTTTTTGCTCTGCTCCGAACCATGTATGTCCAATAA
- the LOC108080981 gene encoding odorant receptor 85c: MKFMKYAIFFYTLVGIEPYTKSARPRKSSVWANLLFWTNVINLSVIVFGEFLYLGVAFADGKLIDAVTVMSYIGFVFVGMSKMFFIWWKKPDLSDMVAELEHIYPQGRAQEEEYRLESYLRSSSRISITFALLYSVLIWTFNLFSIMQFLVYELWLKIRVVGQSLPYPVYFSWNWEGNWSYYVLLFCQNLAGHTSASGQISTDLLLCAVATQVVMHFDHLARVMESRDLSGSWAEDSRFLVDTVRYHQRILRLTDVLNDIFGIPLLLNFMVSTFVICFVGFQMTVGVPPDIMIKLSLFLFSSLCQVYLICHYGQLIADASSGLAIAAYKQNWNHADVRYRRALVFFIARAQKTTHLKATVFMNITRATMTDLLQISYKFFALLRTMYVK; the protein is encoded by the exons ATGAAGTTCATGAAGTACGCTATCTTTTTTTACACCTTAGTGGGCATTGAGCCGTACACGAAGTCCGCTCGTCCGCGGAAGAGCAGCGTTTGGGCCAATCTCCTGTTTTGGACCAACGTGATCAACCTGAGTGTCATCGTATTCGGGGAGTTCCTCTACCTTGGAGTGGCCTTTGCCGACGGAAAACTAATCGACGCCGTCACTGTAATGTCCTATATCGGCTTCGTGTTCGTGGGCATGAGCAAGATGTTCTTCATCTGGTGGAAGAAACCAGATCTAAGCGATATGGTCGCAGAGCTGGAGCACATCTATCCCCAAGGCAGGgcccaggaggaggagtatCGGCTGGAGAGCTATCTCCGCTCCAGTTCCCGGATCAGTATCACATTCGCTCTGCTCTACTCGGTGCTTATCTGGACCTTCAATCTTTTCAGCATTATGCAGTTCCTGGTCTACGAGCTGTGGCTCAAGATACGAGTCGTGGGCCAGAGCCTGCCGTATCCGGTGTACTTTTCCTGGAACTGGGAGGGAAACTGGTCGTACTATGTGTTGCTGTTTTGCCAGAACTTGGCGGGACACACCTCGGCCTCCGGTCAGATCTCCACGGATCTCCTGCTCTGCGCCGTGGCCACACAGGTGGTGATGCACTTCGATCACCTGGCCAGGGTAATGGAGAGTCGCGACCTAAGTGGCTCCTGGGCCGAGGACTCTCGGTTCCTGGTGGACACAGTCCGCTACCATCAGCGCATACTCCGCCTGACTGATGTCCTAAATGATATATTTGGAATTCCTTTGCTGCTCAACTTCATGGTCTCCACATTTGTCATCTGCTTTGTGGGATTCCAGATGACCGTGGGTGTGCCGCCAGACATAATGATCAAACTCTCCTTGTTTCTATTCTCATCGCTCTGCCAGGTTTACTTGATATGTCATTACGGGCAATTGATTGCCGATGCG agTTCTGGCCTGGCTATCGCTGCCTATAAACAAAATTGGAACCATGCCGATGTTCGTTATCGTCGTGCCCTTGTCTTCTTTATAGCTCGAGCGCAAAAGACTACCCATCTGAAGGCCACTGTCTTTATGAACATAACCAGAGCCACCATGACAGAT CTTCTTCAAATATCCTACAAGTTCTTTGCATTGCTCCGGACGATGTACGTCAAGTAA
- the LOC108081266 gene encoding transmembrane protein 135, with the protein MAGQSKLIDPLCITCKDFQHPWTDHCVSATAGILLSATPYCLRVYTIVYAISLLMRHKVPSLEDLRRTLLGIIQSTAFLVTNAYTFILYNCLLRNVLGRYHLSTVAFIPCFFASFSAILVERPARRPLLTLYVANVATESLWKMAESRGLVRSIPHGQTLIFGVSMAALLYIYRLGVSKGSIFNILRIFVGKEEAGPVAKDAPIVPGEQPAPSRSRPPVSFSSVSDFVRIYSNLIRAKHASCGHQQSCMSYSVMGGIKPFVGGVALQVALKMLMNAKRIVSGKMAWKKQVFNQGTLQLGMFMGSFSFLYKAVSCLLRHSFNRDDARFAIPAGLISSVAFTLYPDNTVALYVMWQALQILCAMGQKRGILPHIPHFMLFLYSFFTAVLFHAGILEPKSLRPSYFKFLQAISGDRLSRFNLSAFDVLGLGSQQQALDTIKALNIVEKGPLPAFSFAS; encoded by the exons ATGGCGGGGCAAAGCAAGCTAATTGACCCACTGTGCATCACCTGCAAGGACTTCCAGCACCCTTGGACAGACCATTGCGTGAGCGCCACTGCTGGGATCCTCCTCTCGGCCACACCTTACTGCCTGCGTGTCTACACCATCGTCTACGCCATCTCCTTGCTGATGCGCCACAAAGTGCCCAGTTTGGAGGATCTGCGGCGTACCCTCCTGGGGATCATACAGTCGACGGCTTTCCTGGTGACCAACGCCTACACCTTCATCCTGTACAATTGTCTGCTACGAAACGTCTTGGGTCGCTATCACCTCTCCACGGTGGCCTTTATACCGTGTTTCTTTGCCTCGTTCAGCGCCATTCTGGTGGAGCGTCCCGCCCGCCGACCGCTGCTCACTCTGTACGTGGCCAACGTGGCCACTGAGTCGTTGTGGAAGATGGCCGAGTCAAGGGGTTTGGTGCGTTCCATACCCCACGGCCAGACTCTTATCTTTGGCGTGAGCATGGCGGCCCtactctacatctaccgactGGGCGTCTCCAAGGGTTCCATCTTCAACATTCTCCGCATCTTTGTGGGCAAAGAGGAGGCTGGACCGGTGGCCAAGGACGCACCAATAGTTCCAGGCGAGCAACCAGCTCCCTCCAGAAGCCGACCCCCCGTTAGCTTCTCCTCCGTATCGGACTTTGTGCGAATCTACAGCAACCTGATCCGCGCCAAGCACGCCAGCTGCGGGCACCAGCAGAGCTGCATGAGCTACTCGGTGATGGGCGGTATCAAACCCTTTGTGGGAGGAGTGGCGCTTCAGGTGGCCCTTAAGATGCTGATGAACGCTAAGCGCATAGTCTCCGGAAAGATGGCGTGGAAAAAGCAGGTCTTTAACCAGGGCACCTTGCAGCTGGGAATGTTTATGGGCAGCTTCTCCTTCCTGTACAAA GCGGTCTCCTGTCTGCTGCGCCACAGTTTTAACCGGGATGATGCCAGATTTGCCATTCCAGCAGGATTAATTTCGTCCGTGGCCTTTACCCTGTATCCGGACAACACGGTGGCCTTGTATGTCATGTGGCAGGCTCTGCAG ATCCTTTGTGCCATGGGCCAGAAGCGAGGCATTTTGCCGCACATCCCTCACTTTATGCTGTTCCTGTACTCCTTCTTCACAGCCGTGCTCTTCCACGCGGGCATCTTGGAGCCCAAGAGCCTGCGCCCCAGCTACTTTAAGTTTCTGCAGGCCATCTCGGGCGATAG ACTAAGCAGATTTAATCTGAGCGCCTTCGATGTACTGGGTCTGGGGAGTCAGCAACAGGCGCTGGACACCATCAAGGCTCTGAACATCGTAGAGAAGGGACCGCTGCCAGCCTTCTCGTTCGCCTCCTGA
- the LOC108080998 gene encoding transmembrane protein 135-like → MAAQSKLAEIAFNCTCQEYIHPWTSSCACSAAGMMMSIFPASLRIYGTVYLLALIMRGRIPSLKDVRRTAAGILQSTAFLSLNGSLFILAICLVRQLLGGFYFSTASLIPSLLVSSISLAAERPERRTALAMYVANVGIETLWKMLESRGLVRSIPNGQVLIMGLSVTALMYMYRAGLHKTVAKDATFKGLGVIVGKEEEGPLKTPTVTTSQSSRQRPLNFRSITAYLQLYDRFLTTKHPSCPHKRGCAPYALLGGLKPFLGGVGLQVGLKLLLNIPKIFQLKMQWRKQIFNKGSLQLGLALGIFSLLFKTTSCGLRHSCGYDSAIFAIPAGLLGSIGLLQFPNTTVALYLMWKSLQLLYNWGAAEGWVPEVPHFAMILYGLFTAVLCHATILEAQSMRPSYYKFIETISGSRLSRFNLKPFEAFGVGSQDQANQVINKLGIVWNSPYPKFAMSV, encoded by the exons ATGGCGGCACAAAGCAAACTGGCGGAGATCGCCTTCAATTGTACCTGCCAGGAGTATATACATCCCTGGACCTCGAGCTGTGCCTGTTCAGCGGCTGGAATGATGATGTCCATATTTCCAGCGAGCCTACGCATCTATGGCACTGTGTATCTG CTGGCTTTAATCATGAGGGGCCGCATACCATCGCTTAAGGACGTCAGACGCACTGCAGCTGGCATTCTTCAGTCAACGGCGTTTCTCTCATTAAATGGAAGCCTTTTCATTCTAGCCATTTGCCTGGTGCGGCAGTTGCTGGGTGGATTCTACTTCAGCACCGCTTCTTTGATACCTTCACTCTTGGTCAGCTCCATATCGTTGGCCGCCGAGCGACCAGAGCGCCGAACTGCACTGGCCATGTATGTGGCCAACGTAGGCATCGAGACGCTGTGGAAGATGCTGGAGTCCCGGGGACTGGTTCGGTCCATTCCTAATGGCCAGGTGCTCATCATGGGTCTGAGTGTCACAGCCCTGATGTACATGTACCGCGCCGGTCTGCACAAGACAGTGGCCAAGGATGCCACTTTCAAAGGATTGGGTGTGATAGTGGGCAAAGAGGAGGAGGGTCCACTAAAGACGCCTACGGTGACCACCTCACAGAGCTCTCGCCAGCGACCCCTGAACTTCCGCAGCATCACCGCGTACCTGCAGCTCTACGATCGGTTTCTGACCACCAAGCATCCCAGTTGTCCGCACAAAAGAGGCTGTGCGCCGTATGCCCTCCTCGGCGGACTGAAGCCTTTCCTGGGCGGCGTGGGTCTCCAGGTGGGCCTCAAGCTGCTGCTCAACATTCCCAAGATATTCCAGCTCAAGATGCAGTGGCGCAAGCAGATCTTCAACAAGGGATCCCTGCAACTGGGCCTGGCGCTGGGCATCTTCTCGTTGCTTTTTAAG ACAACTTCCTGTGGCCTGCGTCATAGCTGTGGATACGACAGTGCCATCTTCGCCATTCCGGCTGGCCTCCTCGGTTCGATTGGCCTCCTGCAGTTTCCAAACACCACGGTGGCTCTCTACCTGATGTGGAAGTCCCTGCAGCTCTTGTACAACTGGGGCGCCGCTGAGGGATGGGTTCCCGAGGTGCCACACTTCGCAATGATACTGTATGGGCTTTTCACTGCTGTGCTCTGCCATGCGACCATATTGGAAGCGCAATCCATGCGGCCCAGCTACTACAAGTTTATTGAAACCATTTCCGGCAGCCGCCTTAGCAGGTTCAATTTAAAGCCCTTCGAGGCTTTTGGAGTTGGAAGCCAGGACCAGGCAAACCAAGTGATCAACAAACTGGGCATTGTCTGGAATTCACCTTACCCAAAATTCGCCATGAGTGTCTAG
- the LOC138928896 gene encoding trichohyalin: MANNKTVITGEELLQRSCRKKMDLIRHLIRQKNSAEDRALCKSWLSYLNSCAEHQARARDCVLDQMVRQLRLVGRLSKPFTTHVKCRTDLRLLLDEEGRQRLLRFSPPEVEAPKPSTESLFRRSRSRRPSPFAWPQRVEHLNTLEKQYRREERGLWFNETSVSSQPKEGTGIKEVRVQVGQRDRDLLDRARKRQEIKKKRDRERQRVLNDGLHWAAEQRQLDLQRKAEARQLRESRLLEQQLKVKERRDHERYLMNKRREAQSPRPLPRKDHLSKVPAHHQRQDKAKEVEKKVKLEEPVQEARKNVKCQTFHRSCSLPLATNCGHCDVREQQSVLRAENVKQKVMAYEGLKQFHREKALAERARLKEERLDREQADNRRQIAKGERRSQKDKSKFHKEQEANQEEPTDALNVIGSKTKRGEDSKRKVKFERNQEFKENESQEKSENRETENGDDSFNSREKRMLAKWINLQKKYDVPVGELSPAQERERRKEEIRAKKEFLREASEQTEPISEEALPKRKEEKLSGQSIEEERLNNDHNKVKKQTKKRNMEEQPPEDRMSQQSDSDMVVQQAHEKFLNLAAELCQKSEPKADPYGDLQSCLKKIQIERDLLTKQIRDRCEEFKKQKTLARAEGGSTRKRDLISYSLKMAQDNRMQAKIIKKKCLQELQNVEHALQKIQYAGDDLTLEVEADDRLPKDIEELSEKCIRVELFKNQTEKRYMEEQPLEDCKSEQSDSDIAVRQAHENFLNQVEQICQERKPLQSSLKKNQKEKDLLTKQICESCEEIQKQKHLPRVKGGSTKKRDLISSSRKISQENWKQENILRYKCLLELLDVEAILNRIQSVGEDATTEGDGRSHSKESHVGSIQTPKDQPLQAGDRERTEMESKGEDLPQLNSFRVYKEVDDLVPKPPIPRMALPEKKIYSGSIVSYCTKTGRKRYPHISQGRHIQMKKQMLHRQTFSQLLSGSRPTELNQETLAAQNSILQRKLSDAKKITVNNLIHKNLTQKAGQLVDYFLYEKAKAQEDIKPPRHVFQSLIDPLLQGMENVSPKVLKTISHLDGQMETQLSNLNNCTFGRQEIRQQVTYEQSGEQLSGLDREHLVLELLNHFCDLDPQLNKILQRIDKLYRTWKDLRLGLQ, translated from the coding sequence ATGGCGAATAACAAAACAGTAATCACAGGTGAGGAGCTCCTCCAGCGTAGTTGTCGCAAGAAAATGGACCTCATCCGCCATCTGATACGCCAAAAGAATTCTGCCGAAGATCGTGCCCTATGCAAAAGTTGGCTTAGTTATCTCAATAGTTGTGCTGAGCATCAGGCCAGGGCACGCGATTGCGTACTGGACCAGATGGTGCGGCAACTGCGACTGGTGGGCCGCCTGTCGAAGCCCTTCACTACTCACGTCAAATGCCGCACTGATCTACGTCTGCTCCTCGACGAGGAGGGGCGGCAACGATTGCTCCGCTTCAGTCCGCCGGAGGTAGAGGCGCCCAAGCCCTCTACGGAGAGTCTGTTCCGCCGCAGCCGAAGCAGGCGACCGTCTCCTTTCGCTTGGCCCCAGAGAGTTGAGCACCTAAATACGCTGGAGAAGCAATACCGACGGGAGGAGCGAGGGCTATGGTTTAATGAGACTTCCGTCAGCTCGCAGCCCAAAGAAGGCACCGGAATCAAGGAGGTTAGAGTCCAGGTGGGCCAGAGGGATCGCGATCTGTTGGATCGAGCACGCAAGAGGCAGGAGATAAAGAAGAAACGAGATAGAGAGCGCCAGCGGGTTCTAAACGATGGTCTCCATTGGGCGGCAGAGCAGCGTCAGTTAGACCTCCAGCGAAAGGCAGAGGCCCGCCAGCTACGAGAGAGTCGTTTACTCGAGCAGCAGCTAAAGGTCAAGGAACGTCGTGATCATGAGCGCTATCTAATGAACAAGAGACGGGAAGCACAGAGCCCGCGTCCTCTACCCCGAAAGGATCACTTAAGCAAGGTGCCAGCTCATCACCAAAGACAAGATAAAGCTAAAGAGGTCGAAAAGAAAGTGAAGTTAGAAGAGCCAGTCCAAGAAGCCAGGAAGAATGTTAAGTGTCAGACATTTCACAGGTCATGCTCTCTGCCCCTTGCTACCAACTGTGGACATTGCGATGTCCGTGAGCAGCAATCCGTCTTGCGGGCGGAGAATGTCAAGCAAAAGGTGATGGCCTATGAAGGACTCAAGCAGTTTCACCGCGAAAAAGCGCTGGCTGAACGAGCGCGTCTGAAGGAGGAGCGGTTGGATCGAGAGCAAGCTGATAACCGCAGACAGATCGCAAAAGGGGAAAGGAGGAGTCAGAAAGATAAAAGCAAGTTTCACAAGGAGCAGGAAGCGAACCAGGAAGAACCGACAGATGCACTGAATGTGATCGGTTCAAAAACGAAGAGGGGAGAAGACAGTAAAAGAAAAGTTAAATTTGAAAGAAACCAAGAATTCAAAGAGAACGAGTCACAagaaaaatcagaaaataGAGAGACGGAAAATGGAGACGACTCCTTTAATTCTAGGGAGAAAAGGATGCTGGCAAAATGGATCAATCTTCAAAAGAAGTATGACGTACCAGTAGGAGAATTAAGTCCGGCACAAGAAAGGGAAAGAAGGAAGGAAGAAATAAGAGCTAAAAAAGAGTTCCTAAGAGAGGCCAGTGAGCAAACAGAGCCGATCAGTGAAGAAGCTCTACCCAAACGTAAAGAAGAAAAGCTGTCGGGCCAAAGCATTGAAGAGGAACGCTTGAATAATGACCACAATAAAGTCAAAAAACAGACCAAGAAGAGGAATATGGAGGAGCAGCCACCAGAAGACAGGATGTCACAGCAATCAGATAGCGATATGGTTGTTCAACAAGCACATGAAAAATTCCTGAACCTGGCCGCGGAGTTATGTCAAAAGAGTGAGCCTAAAGCAGACCCATATGGAGATCTCCAAAGTTGTTTGAAAAAAATCCAGATAGAGAGGGACCTGCTTACTAAGCAGATCAGAGACCGCTGTGAGGAgtttaaaaagcaaaagacTTTGGCAAGGGCAGAGGGGGGATCCACGCGGAAAAGGGATCTCATTTCTTACTCTTTAAAAATGGCTCAAGACAACCGGATGCAAGCAAAGATCATCAAAAAGAAATGCTTGCAGGAGCTTCAGAATGTTGAGCATGCACTACAGAAGATTCAATATGCGGGAGATGATTTAACTTTGGAGGTCGAAGCCGATGATAGATTGCCTAAAGATATAGAGGAGCTATCCGAGAAATGTATTAGGGTAGAATTATTCAAAAATCAGACCGAGAAGAGATATATGGAGGAGCAGCCACTAGAGGACTGCAAGTCAGAGCAATCAGATAGCGATATAGCTGTTCGTCAAGCACATGAAAACTTTCTGAACCAGGTCGAGCAAATATGTCAAGAGCGGAAGCCTCTCCAGAGTAGTTTGAAGAAGAACCAGAAAGAGAAGGACCTGCTCACAAAGCAAATCTGTGAAAGCTGTGAAGAGATCCAGAAGCAGAAGCATTTGCCTAGGGTAAAAGGGGGATCTACAAAGAAAAGGGATCTTATCTCAAGCTCCCGGAAAATATCTCAAGAGAACTGGAAGCAAGAAAATATCTTGAGGTACAAATGCTTGCTGGAGCTTCTAGATGTTGAGGCAATATTAAATAGGATTCAATCTGTGGGAGAAGATGCAACCACTGAAGGTGACGGCCGATCGCATTCCAAAGAAAGTCACGTCGGGTCAATTCAGACGCCAAAGGATCAGCCTCTTCAAGCGGGAGACCGGGAGCGCACTGAGATGGAGTCCAAAGGTGAGGATCTCCCTCAACTGAATTCATTTCGCGTCTACAAAGAAGTGGACGATTTAGTACCTAAACCTCCCATCCCACGAATGGCTTTGCCCGAGAAGAAAATTTATTCAGGAAGCATCGTATCCTACTGTACCAAAACTGGCAGGAAGCGTTATCCGCATATCAGCCAAGGTCGACACATCCAAATGAAGAAACAGATGCTCCATCGCCAGACTTTCTCTCAACTCTTGAGCGGATCACGACCAACAGAACTTAATCAAGAAACACTGGCTGCCCAGAATAGTATTTTGCAGAGGAAGTTGTCCGACGCTAAGAAGATCACGGTAAACAATCTTATTCATAAAAACTTGACGCAGAAAGCTGGGCAATTAGTCGATTATTTTCTGTATGAAAAGGCCAAAGCCCAAGAAGACATAAAGCCACCCAGGCACGTTTTCCAATCTCTTATCGATCCCCTCCTTCAAGGCATGGAAAATGTTTCGCCTAAAGTCCTGAAGACCATTTCCCATTTAGATGGCCAGATGGAAACACAGCTTTCTAACCTGAATAATTGTACTTTCGGAAGACAAGAAATTAGACAGCAAGTCACCTATGAGCAGTCAGGGGAGCAGTTGAGCGGACTGGACCGTGAGCACCTTGTTTTAGAGCTATTGAACCATTTTTGCGACCTGGACCCACAGCTAAACAAGATCCTCCAGAGAATCGATAAACTCTACAGAACATGGAAAGATCTGCGACTTGGCTTGCAGTAA
- the LOC108080927 gene encoding transmembrane protein 135 → MAVQSKLAEIAFNCSCHEYNHPWTSSCACAAAGMMLSEIPPSLRTYATVYLLALVMRGRIPSLKDLGRTAAGILQSTAFLSLNGGLFVFCVCFLRQLLGGFYFGTVAWLPSFISSFISLAAERPERRAPLAMYVANVGIETLWKMMESRGLVRSIPNGQVLIMGLSVTALMYMYRAGLHKTVAKDATFKGLGVIVGKEEEGPLKTPMVTTSQSSRQRPLNFRSITAYLQLYDRFLTTKHPSCPHKRGCAPYALLGGLKPFLGGMGLQVGLKLLLNITKIFQLKMQWRKQIFNKGSLQLGLALGIFSLLFKTTSCGLRHSCGYDSALFAIPAGLLGSIGLLNFPNTTVALYLMWKSLQLLYNWGVAEGKVPEVPHFSMLMYGFFTAVLFHSAILEARSLRPSYYKFLQNISGNRISRFNVKSFEEYGLKSQDQINYVIKKLGIDMTSPYPICALTV, encoded by the exons ATGGCTGTCCAGAGTAAACTGGCGGAAATCGCCTTCAATTGCAGCTGTCATGAGTACAATCACCCGTGGACCTCGAGCTGTGCCTGCGCCGCGGCGGGCATGATGCTCTCCGAGATTCCCCCCAGTCTGCGCACCTACGCCACTGTTTACCTG TTGGCGCTGGTCATGAGGGGTCGCATACCCTCGCTCAAGGACCTTGGACGCACCGCCGCCGGTATCCTGCAGTCGACAGCTTTCCTTTCGTTGAACGGAGGCCTCTTCGTCTTTTGCGTGTGTTTCCTGAGACAGCTACTCGGCGGATTCTACTTCGGAACGGTGGCTTGGCTACCCTCCTTTATTTCCAGTTTCATTTCCTTGGCCGCCGAGCGACCAGAACGACGTGCCCCACTGGCCATGTATGTGGCCAACGTGGGCATCGAGACGCTGTGGAAGATGATGGAGTCCCGGGGACTGGTTCGGTCCATTCCCAATGGCCAGGTGCTCATCATGGGTCTGAGTGTCACAGCCCTGATGTACATGTACCGTGCTGGCCTGCACAAGACAGTGGCCAAGGATGCCACTTTCAAAGGATTGGGTGTGATAGTGGGCAAAGAGGAGGAGGGTCCATTAAAGACGCCAATGGTGACCACCTCACAGAGCTCTCGCCAGCGACCTCTGAACTTCCGCAGCATCACCGCGTACCTGCAGCTCTACGATCGCTTTCTGACCACCAAGCATCCCAGTTGTCCGCACAAAAGAGGCTGTGCGCCGTATGCCCTCCTCGGTGGACTGAAGCCTTTCCTGGGCGGCATGGGTCTCCAGGTGGGCCTCAAGCTGCTGCTGAACATTACCAAGATATTCCAGCTTAAAATGCAGTGGCGCAAGCAGATCTTCAACAAGGGATCCCTGCAGTTGGGCCTGGCTCTAGGCATCTTCTCGCTGCTCTTTAAG ACAACTTCCTGTGGCCTGCGTCATAGCTGTGGATACGACAGTGCCCTCTTTGCCATTCCGGCTGGCCTCCTGGGTTCGATTGGCCTCCTAAATTTCCCCAACACCACGGTGGCTCTTTACCTGATGTGGAAGTCCCTGCAGCTCCTGTACAACTGGGGCGTGGCCGAGGGCAAGGTGCCCGAGGTGCCGCACTTCTCCATGCTGATGTACGGATTCTTCACGGCCGTGCTCTTCCACTCGGCCATCCTGGAGGCACGCTCACTGCGGCCCAGCTACTACAAGTTCCTGCAGAACATCTCCGGCAACCGGATCAGCCGCTTCAACGTGAAGTCCTTCGAGGAGTATGGGCTGAAGAGCCAGGACCAGATCAACTACGTGATCAAGAAGCTGGGCATCGATATGACCTCACCCTATCCCATTTGCGCCCTGACCGTCTAG
- the LOC108080995 gene encoding uncharacterized protein yields MTPPFGSWSCLCLSLIWLQLSLINAGLEFLRVGVPLQLVRRRELEEEERPIEGECTLGAISVRMFAF; encoded by the coding sequence ATGACGCCTCCCTTTGGCAGCTGGAGCTGCCTCTGCCTGTCCCTGATCTGGCTGCAGCTGAGCCTCATCAACGCCGGCCTGGAGTTCCTGCGCGTGGGCGTGCCCTTGCAGCTGGTGCGGCGCcgggagctggaggaggaggagcggcCCATTGAGGGCGAGTGCACCCTGGGAGCCATTAGCGTTCGAATGTTCGCCTTCTGA